The genomic window GGTGGCCCCGAACCAGTTCGAGCTGGCCCCCATCTACGAGCCCGCCAACCTGGCCTCGGACCACAACCAGCTCCTGATGGAGATCATGAAGCGCGTGGGCGAGCGCCACAACCTGGCGGTGCTCCTGCACGAGAAGCCCTTCGCCGGCGTCAACGGCTCGGGCAAGCACGTGAACTGGAGCATGGCCACGGACGAGGGCCACAACCTGCTGGACCCCGGCAAGACCCCCGAGGAGAACCTGCAGTTCCTGTACTTCCTGGGCGCCACCCTCAAGGCCATCCACCGCCACGGGGGGCTCCTGCGGGCCTCCATCGCCTTCGCGGGCAACGACCACCGCCTGGGGGCCAACGAGGCCCCCCCGGCCATCATGAGCGCCTACCTGGGCTCCCAGCTCAACCACATCCTGGAGGCCATCGAACGCGGCGACGTGGCCGACGCCAGCGAGAAGCAGCTCCTGGACCTGAAGCTGGGGAGCCTGCCCGCCCTGGAGAAGGACGCCACGGACCGCAACCGCACGAGCCCCTTCGCCTTCACGGGCAACAAGTTCGAGTTCCGCGCCGTGGGCTCCTCCCAGGCCATCGCCTTCCCGCTCACGGTCATCAACGCCACGGTGGCCGAGGCCCTGGACGCCATGAACACGCGTATGGACGAGGAGATGGCCGCCGGCAAGGGCACCCGCGCGGCCGCCATCGCGGTCATCCGGGAGGCCATCATCGAGACCCGGGCCATCCGGTTCGAGGGCAACGGCTATTCCGAGGAATGGACGGTCGAGGCCGAGCGCAGGGGCCTGCCCCACGCCCGGGACACCGTCGCCGCCCTGCGCATCTGGGAGGAGGCCAAGTCCAAGGAGGTCTTCAGCCGCAGCGGCATCCTCACCGCCGGGGAGTGCGATGCCCGCCTGCACATCCGGCACGAGCAGTACCAGAAGGCCCTGTCCATCGAGGCGCAGGTGCTGCGGGAGATGGCGGAGACCCTGCTCCTCCCGGCCATCGTCGAGGACCTGGGGGCCCGGGCCGACGCCCTCGGCAAGCTGGCCGCGGTGGGCATCCCCGTGCCGGCCCCGCTCAAGGCCGCGCTGGAGACCCAGACCCGGCTCGCCGGGGTTGCCCAGGAGCGCCTGGTGGCCCTCAAGGCGGCCATGGTGGCGGCCGAGGCCCTGGAGTCGCACCACGCGCGCACCGAAGCCTACGGGGGCAGCGTGCGCCACGCCCAGGACCTGCTGCGCGACGTGCTGGACCAGCTGGAGAAGGACTGCAGCGCCGCCCGGTGGCCCATCCCTGTCTACCGGGAACTGCTGGCGCCCCTTATCTGAAACGCATTTTCGATCAAAAACCCGGACGGTTGATGGGAGACTCGGAGATTGGCCTCTCCCGGCCGGAAGGTCCGCCATGCCCGACGACATCACCCTGCACGTGCCGCCCCCCATCCTGGCGTCGGTGTCCCCGCGGCGCCGCCACTGGATGGAGGCGCTGCACATCCCCTACGAGGTGTGGGCGCCCGAAGTGGACGAGACGCCCCGCCCGGGCGAGGATCCCGAGTCCATGGTGGTCCGCCTGGCCCAGGCCAAGGCCGAGATCGTGGGCATCGTGAACCCCGACCGCTGGGTCATCGCCGCCGACACCACCGTTGCCGTGGACCACCACATCCTGGGCAAGCCCGTGTCCGAGGCCGACGCCGTGCGCATGCTCATGCTCATCCAGGGCCGCAGCCACCAGGTGCACACCGGCCTCTGCCTGCGCCGCAACAGCGAGGTCTACACCCTGGTGGACACCGCCAACGTGTTCCTCCGCCCCCTGCAGAAGAAGCAGGCGGAATGGTACGCCGCCTCCGGCGAGCCCATGGACAAGGCAGGGGGCTACGCCGCCCAGGGCATCGCCGCCCTGTTCATCGAGCGTATCGAAGGCAGCTTCGCCACGGTGATGGGCTTCCCCGTGGAGCGCTTCTCGGAGCTGGCGCGCAGGCTGGGCCTGCTGGGGCTCTGGGTCGGGATGCCCTAGAAGGCCCCTCTGGAAACTCCCCCTTGACGGGCGATCCAAACTACACCAAATTGAGTAGACCAATTTGAGTAGTCGAGGCCCCCATGACCCACCCCCCCCGCCCCACCGAAGCCGAGCTCAAGATCCTCAGGATCCTCTGGGACCTGGGGCCGGTGCCCGTCAAGGACGTCCAGGCCGCCCTGGCCTGCCACCAGGAGTACACCTATACCGGGGCCCTGCGGATGCTGCAGGTGATGCTGGAGAAGGGGCTGGTGGCCCGGGACGAGTCGGCCCGCTCCCATGTGTACCGCGCGGCCCATCCCCGGGAGTCCATGGAGCAGGGGCTCGTGGCGGACCTGCGGGACCGGCTCTTCGGGGGGTCGGCCCTGGCGCTGGTGCAGGCGGCCTTGCAGGCGGGATCGGTCTCCCCCGAGGAAAAGGACCGCATCCGGCGGCTGCTGGGGACGTCGAAATGAACGGCGCGGCGCCGGCGCTGGGGTGGGCCCTGGTCCATTCCGTCTGGCAGCTCGCCGCGGTGGGGGCCGTCGCGGCGGTCCTGCTGCGGGTGGCGGGACCGGAGCGGCCCCGGGCCCAGTACGGCATCGCCCTGGGCGCCCTGGTGCTGTGCCTGGTCCTGCCGGCTCTGGGCTTCGCCCAGGGGCTCGCGGTGGCCGCCGAGGCCATGCCGGGGCCCGCGGGCACGGAACCGGCCCTGCAGGCCCTCCAGGCCGCTCCTCCCGTGGCTGAATCCGGGAGGCGCCTGGCCTGGATGGCCGGGCACCTGGGCTGGGTCGCGGCCGCCTGGAGCCTGGGCGTGGCCGGGATGGCCGCGCGGCTCGGAGGGGGCTGGCTGACCACCGTGGCCTGGCGCCGCCGGGCGCGTCCGGCGCCCGATGCCTGGCAGGGGCGCTTCGCGGGCCTCGCGCGGGCCCTGGGCGTGCGGGGACGGGTGCTGCTCCTGGCCTCGGCCCGGGTGGCCACGCCCGTGGCGGTGGGACTCTGGCGTCCCGTGGTGCTGGTGCCGGCGGCCCTTTTCACGGCCCTGCCCGAAGCCTACCTGGAGGCGCTCCTGGCCCATGAGCTGGCCCACGTGGCGCGCCTCGACTACCTCGTCAACCTCATCCAGGGCGTCATCGAGGTGCTCTGCTTCCACCACCCCGTGGTGTGGTGGCTGTCCCGCCGGATCCGGACCGTGCGGGAACACCTCTGCGACGATCTGGCCGTCAGGGCCATCGGCGATCCGCGGCGCCTGGCCCTGGCCCTCGACGCGCTGGACGACGTCCAGCCCAACCTCACCTCAATGGCCCTCGCGGCCCGCGGAGGAATCTTGCACGAACGCATACGCCGACTCCTGAACCCGCCCCCAGCCACCTCGTCGTGGTCGCCGGGGCCCGCCATCCTCCTGCTTGCGCCCTTCGCCGTCCTGGCGCTGCGCGCGGGCGCTCCCGCGGCTCCACCCATCAACGCCGATCCGGGCGCCATCGCCGGCCTGGACACCCTGGCCGCGCGGGAGGGCCTGGATCCCCAGCTGCTCAGGTCCGTGGCCTGGGCCGAAAGCGGCCTCAATCCCAAGGCGAAGAGCCCCCTCGGGGCCCTGGGCATCCTGCAGGTGATGCCAGCCACCGCCACGCGCTTCGGCGCCCGGAACCTCGCGGATCCCGCGGAGGTGGCCGCCGCCGGCGCCCGCTACCTGAAGTTCCTGCTGGACCGCTACCAGGGCGACACGGCCCGGGCCGTAGCGGCCTACAACTGCGGCGAGGAGGCCCTGGACGCGGGACGCGCCGGCACCGAGGCCGAGAACTACCGCGGCCTCGTGCTGGACCTCCTGAAGGCCCGGGCCGTGCAGCCCGCGGCGCCCCTGGGGCAGGGGTGGGTGGACGGCACCCTGCGCCGCACGGGATCCACCTGGACCGTGTGGACCCGGGTGAGCCACCGGGGCGGCCTGAAGCTGGAGTTCCTGCCGGATAACCCGGACGGCAAGCCGTACGGCACGGTGAAGGCGGGCGGCGGGGAGCCCCGGGACGCCTGGACCGAGTCGCGCCCCAGCGTGGTCATGGACCTGCGCGGCGGCACCACGGTCCGCGTACGCTGCACGGATGCCTCGGGAGGCGCCTCCGGCGAGGTCCGCATCCCCCTGGACGCGGCCTGGAAGACCTTCGCCTTCCGCATGGAGGCCCGTCCCTAGAAATCCTGCCGGGAGCTTGACATCTACATTTTCTTTCGTAGATTGATACTACGAAAGAAAATGTAGGTGACCCGTGCGACACGCCTCCACCCAGCCCACCGATGTGGAACTGACCATCCTCAACGTCCTGTGGGACCGGGGTCCCTCCACGGTGCGCCAGGTCCACGAGGTGCTGGCCGCCCGCAAGGACGTGGCCTACACCACGGTCCTGAAGATGCTCCAGACGATGTTCGACAAGGAACTGGTGGTGCGGGACGACACGGAACGCAGCCACGTCTATGCCGCGGCGCTGGAGCGGACCCAGGCCCAGCGCGGGCTGCTGCGGGACCTGCTGGACCGGGCCTTCGGGGGCTCCGCGCGGGAGCTGGTGATGCTGGCGCTGCAGGCCGGGAAGCTCAAGCCCGCGGAAAAGGCGGAGATCCAGAGGCTCCTGGACGGGAGGAAGCCATGAGGACCCTGGGCCCGGAGCTGCAGAGCCTGGCGTGGGCCCTGCTGCACTTCCTCTGGCAGGGCCTGGTCATCTGGGCCGCCACGGCCCTGGCGCTGCGCCTGGCGCGGGGGCCGAGGGCGCGGTACGTCCTGGCCTGCCTGGGCCTGGCGGCCTGCGTGGCATGGCCCCTGGCGACCTTCCTGCTGGGGCTGCCCGGAGGGCCCATGGCGGGTCCGGCCCAGCCCATCCGGCTCGCGGCGGAGGCCCTGGTGCCGGCGCCCACCTGGCCCCTGGGACTCAAGGTCCGGCTCCTGCCCCACCTGCCGGCGCTCTTCACGGCCTGGGCGGCGGGGGCCCTGGTCCTCGGGCTGCGCCTGGCCGGGGGCTGGGTCCGGGTGCAGCGGCTCCGGTGGACGGGGCTCTCCCTGGCCAGGGACCTGCAGGACCGGGTGGAGGTCCTGGCGGGGGTGCTGGGCCTGGGGCGCCCGGTGCGCCTGCGCATCAGCTCCCGGGTGGAGATGCCCGTGGTGCTGGGGGCGCTGCGCCCCCTGATCCTCCTGCCGGCGGCGGTGGTGACCGGACTGAGCCCCGCCGCCCTGGACCTCATCCTCGTGCACGAGCTGTGCCACGTGCGGCGCCACGACTACCTCGTCAACCTGACGCAGGGCGCCGTGGAGGTCCTGCTCTTCTACCACCCGTGCGTGTGGTGGATCTCCGGCCGCGTTCGCGCGGAGCGGGAGCTCTGCTGCGACGACGCCGCGGTGGCCTTCGGGGGTGACCCTGAGTTCTATGCCCGCACCCTGAACCGTCTGGACGATCTCCGGACTCCAGCCCCGGCCCTGGCTGCCGGAGGAGGCAACGTGATGCTGAGAATCAAGCGGCTCCTCGCTCCCCGCCCCGATCCCGCGCGGATCCCCTGGGCCGCGCTCCTCTGCGGGGCGGCGCTGTCGGTCATGTGCGGGGCGGGCCTCTGGGCCCGCACCGCCGAGACCCCCAGGGCCGCACCGAAAGCGGTCCCCGTGAAGGCGGAGAAGGCCCCCGCTGCCCCGGTCCGTCCGGCCCCGCGGGAAGAGGCGTCCCCCAAAGCGCCGGAGGCCGCCCCGGGGAGCACGCGGGAGAGCTACCTCACCCGGCAAGCCTTCTTCGAGTGGAAGGAGGGAACCCTGGCCGTGATCGTCGTGAAGAACCTGACCCAGGGCGAAATCCAGGAGGTCCTCCGCAGGATCGACCTCCTGGCCGAGGACCAGGAGGGCAAGGGCCGCTTCGGGGGTAGCTGGGACTTCCCCGGGGGACGCATGACGGAAAAGGAAGCGGCGGCCTGCCGCAGCTTCAGGCTGGAGGGCGTGACCACCGCGGCGGTGCGGCGGGTGCTCTAGGTGTCAGGCCGATCCACAGGTCTCCGCCCACGTGGAACCCTTCCAGCGCGCGGATGCCGGGAGGGCCACGCGGTCCTCCGGGGTTCCGAAAGGAGGTTTCGAAAATGAAGTCCATGCCGGGGGCGTAGAAGATCCCCCGCGGGAACTTCCGGTCCGGAGGTCCCACCTTCCGGACGGGAGAGAGCTTTGTAATTATGTGCAGCAATATTAATATTTCCAAATTCCTCCAGGATCTGGTTCCCGCCGCCGCGGGGCTGACCCTCCTGCTCGCCTGCGGTGGCGGCTCGGGCAAGGGGGGCGCCGCCGCCGTGCCCGAGGTGGCCCCCGGCTCAAGGGTGCCCGAACTGGTCTCCATCACCCCCGGCAAGGGAAAGCCCGGCGACCTGGTGAGGATCTCGGGAAGGAACCTTCTGGGGGCCATGGTGACCTTCGGCGGCGGGGAGGCCGTGGTCCGGACCCGGACCGACACGGTAATGGTGGTGGTGGTGCCCGCCGGCGCCAGCGGCACCGTCACCATCGCCGCCCGCAACGACCAGGGCGCGGCCACCCAGGGCATGGACTTCACGGTGGAGGCCTCGCCGGACCCGGCACCAACCCCCGACCCGACTTCGACGCCGGCCCCCACTCCGGCTCCGACCCCCGACCCGATTTCGACGCCCGCTCCGGCTCCGGCGCCTGACCCATCTTCGACGCCGACTCCGACGCCAACCTCGTCTCCGATGCCGGCTCCGACCCCGACTCCGACGCCAACCTCGTCTCCGGCGCCGGCCCCGACCCCGACTCCGACGCCAACCCCGGTTTCGACGCCGACGCCAAAGCCGACACCGGCTCCGACCCCACGTCCGGCACCCGCTCCCACCATCACCGGGCTCAATCGGCTCACGGGACCGGTGGGTGCCGACGTCGTCGTGACCGGGACCGACTTCACCTCGGTCAAGGCCGTCAGGTTCGCCGGCATCCCGCTGCCCCCGGGCTCCTACACCGTGGCCGGACCCGACCGCATCCTGCTGCGGATTCCGCCGGCGGCCCCGGCGACCCTCGCGCCCATCGAAGTGGAGACCTTGACGGGTCTCGCGCAAAGCAGGCCGTTCCTGGTGTCGCGGGTGCTGGACATCCGGGTGGACGCCATGAGCCCCCTGGCGGGTCCCCCGGGGACGGTGGTGACCCTGCGGGGAAAGGACCTGGACCGGGCCGGCCCCCTGATGAAGGACGGCGTGGAGATCCCGAACCAGCTGCTCGTGGACGGGACGACGCTCCACGTCCCCATCCCGCCGGGCATGGCCAGCGGCCCGCTGACGTTCCGGGCGTTGTCCGACGCCACCGTGCCCGCGACCCCGGCGTTCACGGTCACCGCCCCGCCCACGCAGCGGGTGGCCTTCCTGGACACCCCCCTGGCTCCAAAGCGGGTCCAGCCCGGTGCCATGCCGTTCCTGGACCCCACGAATCCGGGCTTCGACCTCCTGGATTTCCCGGCGGGGATGCGAACCCAGCAGTATGGGATCCTGAACTTCCCCAAGGCACCCCTTTTCCATAACTACGATCCCTACCTGGACAACGTCCGCCCGGGAAGGCACACCGGGACCTTCTGTACCCTCGCCCTGAAGCTGCCCCAGGCCTTCCTGGAGGCGGTGCCACGGACGCTCCGGGACAAGGTCCATGCCCTTGGCCTGGCGGAGGACCGGGTGGACCTCTACTGCGTGAGCCAGGACATGCCGTACCTGGATGACGCGGGCTACCTGTTCCGGCCCCACTACTGGACGGACCCGGACGCCCCGGCCACCGTGACGGCCCCTGGCGCCTACAACGAGAACCGCACGGTGGATGTGGGCCTGTTCGACGCCGCCCCGGCCTTCCACTTCCAGGGGCACGGACCGGACGATTTCTTCCCGGGCCCCGTGCACGTGCACGACGACGGCCGCTTTGTCCTGTCCTCACCGGCTGCCGTCATGAACCTCGAGGGTCTGGACCACACCACCACCGCGGCCTTCTGGACCCTGGTCCGGCTTGGGGACCGGGCGGCGGCGACCCTCCACCTGTTCCTGAACGATGCCGACCAGATGGTCATGAATGCCCGCGCGAAGACAACGAATTCCGTGCGGAAGCTGTTCTGGACGGCCGCCACCATGCCCGGCAATCCGGCCGCCGAGAAGCTCACGGCCCTGATGAGGCCCGTGGTGTCCGCCGTCCACGCGGGCCCGGTCTTCTCCGGCCACCGGGATCTCCTCGTCACGGGTTCGGGCTTCACGGGCGCCACGAGGGTGCGGCTGGGAGCGGTTCCCGCCATCATCTTCAAGGTGCTTGGCGACAACCTCATTCTCGCGACCGTCCCCGACATGGGGGGCGGACCCTGGACCTGCACCGTCACCACGCCTCTGGGCGGGGAGGGCTCCTAGATCCGTTCGCCCCCGGGGCCGAAGCGGCGCTCCTCGAAGAGGAAGGCGCCGGCCCTGTCCCGGGCCAGCACGGTGGAGGCGCGCGTCCCGTAGGCCTCGGACTGAACGAAGACCGCGGAGAGCAGGCGCTCCCACTCCAGGGGGACGCCCGTGGCGGGGAGGCGTTCGTCCGGGACGATCTCCCGGTCCGCGAGGATGTCGAAGCAGGGGTTCAGCGCGGGGAGGGAGGCCAGGGCCAGGGCGAAGCGCTTCCGGGCCGTGGTCAGCTTGGGCCAGGGGGTGTCCAGGAGGTGGTTGGACACGCCGTACACGCCGGGTTCCAGGCTGCGGGGAGCGCCGTCGCGGTTGGAGCGGTACCAGAGTTCCCCGGTGTCGGCCACCAGGAGGTTGAAGCCGGAGTGGAGCGAGCCGTCGATGGCGGCGGCGAAATCGCCGGGGGAACGGTCGCCCAGGAGGAAGTCGCGGGTGAGGTGGCCCCGGGAGAGGCTGCCCTTGGGCACGCCCGGTTCGCGGACATTGGTGACGGCGGCGAAGCGGCCATCCTCCCGGATGCCGAGCCAGGTTCCACCGGCCTCGAGGTCCCGGCCGGCCGTCACCCGGGGGTCCTCCGGCCAGGGAGCGGCTGGGGCGCTGGGGCGGGCGTGGAACTCGTCACGGTTGGCGGCCACAACCAGGGGAAAGCGTGGGTGGGCCTGCCAGGCGACGAGGATGAGGCACATCAGTCCTTGGCCTCGCGCTTGCCCTTCTTGGGATTGAAGTCCTCGAGCATGCGGAACTTCACCCCTTCGACATCCTTGAACTGGCCGTCGCGGATGGCCCACAGGGCGAAGAGGACGAAGCCCGCCGCGAAGGCGATGCCCACGGCGGTGAAGACGATGATGAGGGTCCAGTTGGGATGGTCCATGGGAGTTCCTTAATTGGCCACGAGGAACAGGTCGAACTTCCAGGCCAGCACCAGCGGCACGAAGAGCATCAGGAAGAAGAAGACGAGCATCTTCACCAGGAAGGGGTTCTCCTGGAGGATCTTGAGGAGGGATACGGGGGGCTCCTCACCTTCGGGACGGGGCGTTTCGAGGGGTTCGGTCATGGGCGGCTCCTCACTTCTCGGCCACTTCGCCGAAAAGGGCGACGAGGTAGAGCAGTCCGAAGAAGAACAGGTAGAAAAGCAGGTAGCGGAGCATCACCACGTAGTCCTTGGCCTGGGGCTCGGCCTTCTTGGCGGGGGTGGCCATCCTAGTCCTCCAGCACGGGTTTGACGTCCAGGCCGGCCTTGAAGGCGGCCAGGGCCTCCAGGAAGGCCACCCGGTCCTTCATGGTCACGAAGAACATGCCCACCTTGCGGCGGTCGGTGGTCTTGCGGAGCTTGGGGTTGCGC from Geothrix sp. 21YS21S-2 includes these protein-coding regions:
- a CDS encoding NRDE family protein — its product is MCLILVAWQAHPRFPLVVAANRDEFHARPSAPAAPWPEDPRVTAGRDLEAGGTWLGIREDGRFAAVTNVREPGVPKGSLSRGHLTRDFLLGDRSPGDFAAAIDGSLHSGFNLLVADTGELWYRSNRDGAPRSLEPGVYGVSNHLLDTPWPKLTTARKRFALALASLPALNPCFDILADREIVPDERLPATGVPLEWERLLSAVFVQSEAYGTRASTVLARDRAGAFLFEERRFGPGGERI
- a CDS encoding BlaI/MecI/CopY family transcriptional regulator, whose translation is MRHASTQPTDVELTILNVLWDRGPSTVRQVHEVLAARKDVAYTTVLKMLQTMFDKELVVRDDTERSHVYAAALERTQAQRGLLRDLLDRAFGGSARELVMLALQAGKLKPAEKAEIQRLLDGRKP
- a CDS encoding IPT/TIG domain-containing protein; protein product: MCSNINISKFLQDLVPAAAGLTLLLACGGGSGKGGAAAVPEVAPGSRVPELVSITPGKGKPGDLVRISGRNLLGAMVTFGGGEAVVRTRTDTVMVVVVPAGASGTVTIAARNDQGAATQGMDFTVEASPDPAPTPDPTSTPAPTPAPTPDPISTPAPAPAPDPSSTPTPTPTSSPMPAPTPTPTPTSSPAPAPTPTPTPTPVSTPTPKPTPAPTPRPAPAPTITGLNRLTGPVGADVVVTGTDFTSVKAVRFAGIPLPPGSYTVAGPDRILLRIPPAAPATLAPIEVETLTGLAQSRPFLVSRVLDIRVDAMSPLAGPPGTVVTLRGKDLDRAGPLMKDGVEIPNQLLVDGTTLHVPIPPGMASGPLTFRALSDATVPATPAFTVTAPPTQRVAFLDTPLAPKRVQPGAMPFLDPTNPGFDLLDFPAGMRTQQYGILNFPKAPLFHNYDPYLDNVRPGRHTGTFCTLALKLPQAFLEAVPRTLRDKVHALGLAEDRVDLYCVSQDMPYLDDAGYLFRPHYWTDPDAPATVTAPGAYNENRTVDVGLFDAAPAFHFQGHGPDDFFPGPVHVHDDGRFVLSSPAAVMNLEGLDHTTTAAFWTLVRLGDRAAATLHLFLNDADQMVMNARAKTTNSVRKLFWTAATMPGNPAAEKLTALMRPVVSAVHAGPVFSGHRDLLVTGSGFTGATRVRLGAVPAIIFKVLGDNLILATVPDMGGGPWTCTVTTPLGGEGS
- a CDS encoding transglycosylase SLT domain-containing protein, which encodes MNGAAPALGWALVHSVWQLAAVGAVAAVLLRVAGPERPRAQYGIALGALVLCLVLPALGFAQGLAVAAEAMPGPAGTEPALQALQAAPPVAESGRRLAWMAGHLGWVAAAWSLGVAGMAARLGGGWLTTVAWRRRARPAPDAWQGRFAGLARALGVRGRVLLLASARVATPVAVGLWRPVVLVPAALFTALPEAYLEALLAHELAHVARLDYLVNLIQGVIEVLCFHHPVVWWLSRRIRTVREHLCDDLAVRAIGDPRRLALALDALDDVQPNLTSMALAARGGILHERIRRLLNPPPATSSWSPGPAILLLAPFAVLALRAGAPAAPPINADPGAIAGLDTLAAREGLDPQLLRSVAWAESGLNPKAKSPLGALGILQVMPATATRFGARNLADPAEVAAAGARYLKFLLDRYQGDTARAVAAYNCGEEALDAGRAGTEAENYRGLVLDLLKARAVQPAAPLGQGWVDGTLRRTGSTWTVWTRVSHRGGLKLEFLPDNPDGKPYGTVKAGGGEPRDAWTESRPSVVMDLRGGTTVRVRCTDASGGASGEVRIPLDAAWKTFAFRMEARP
- a CDS encoding BlaI/MecI/CopY family transcriptional regulator, whose translation is MTHPPRPTEAELKILRILWDLGPVPVKDVQAALACHQEYTYTGALRMLQVMLEKGLVARDESARSHVYRAAHPRESMEQGLVADLRDRLFGGSALALVQAALQAGSVSPEEKDRIRRLLGTSK
- a CDS encoding glutamine synthetase III, whose translation is MSNAQTIKGSDIHSLDEMKVSRFFGCNTFNERTMRERLPREVFKAFRHSLKRGEPLSPETAHGVAQAMKEWALEHGATHFTHWFLPMTGATAEKHDAFIAWDEAGVVIEKFSGSQLIQGEPDASSFPSGGLRATFEARGYTVWDATSPAFLIESPLGTTLCIPTAFVGYHGEALDNKLPLLRSMEAVSTAALHALGHFESRATQVVPQCGPEQEYFLVDLDLARERPDLIFANRTLQGARPPKGQELEDHYFGSIKERVLGFMQDVELECFKLGIPAKTRHNEVAPNQFELAPIYEPANLASDHNQLLMEIMKRVGERHNLAVLLHEKPFAGVNGSGKHVNWSMATDEGHNLLDPGKTPEENLQFLYFLGATLKAIHRHGGLLRASIAFAGNDHRLGANEAPPAIMSAYLGSQLNHILEAIERGDVADASEKQLLDLKLGSLPALEKDATDRNRTSPFAFTGNKFEFRAVGSSQAIAFPLTVINATVAEALDAMNTRMDEEMAAGKGTRAAAIAVIREAIIETRAIRFEGNGYSEEWTVEAERRGLPHARDTVAALRIWEEAKSKEVFSRSGILTAGECDARLHIRHEQYQKALSIEAQVLREMAETLLLPAIVEDLGARADALGKLAAVGIPVPAPLKAALETQTRLAGVAQERLVALKAAMVAAEALESHHARTEAYGGSVRHAQDLLRDVLDQLEKDCSAARWPIPVYRELLAPLI
- a CDS encoding nucleoside triphosphate pyrophosphatase, with translation MPDDITLHVPPPILASVSPRRRHWMEALHIPYEVWAPEVDETPRPGEDPESMVVRLAQAKAEIVGIVNPDRWVIAADTTVAVDHHILGKPVSEADAVRMLMLIQGRSHQVHTGLCLRRNSEVYTLVDTANVFLRPLQKKQAEWYAASGEPMDKAGGYAAQGIAALFIERIEGSFATVMGFPVERFSELARRLGLLGLWVGMP
- a CDS encoding cbb3-type cytochrome oxidase assembly protein; amino-acid sequence: MDHPNWTLIIVFTAVGIAFAAGFVLFALWAIRDGQFKDVEGVKFRMLEDFNPKKGKREAKD
- a CDS encoding M56 family metallopeptidase, whose protein sequence is MRTLGPELQSLAWALLHFLWQGLVIWAATALALRLARGPRARYVLACLGLAACVAWPLATFLLGLPGGPMAGPAQPIRLAAEALVPAPTWPLGLKVRLLPHLPALFTAWAAGALVLGLRLAGGWVRVQRLRWTGLSLARDLQDRVEVLAGVLGLGRPVRLRISSRVEMPVVLGALRPLILLPAAVVTGLSPAALDLILVHELCHVRRHDYLVNLTQGAVEVLLFYHPCVWWISGRVRAERELCCDDAAVAFGGDPEFYARTLNRLDDLRTPAPALAAGGGNVMLRIKRLLAPRPDPARIPWAALLCGAALSVMCGAGLWARTAETPRAAPKAVPVKAEKAPAAPVRPAPREEASPKAPEAAPGSTRESYLTRQAFFEWKEGTLAVIVVKNLTQGEIQEVLRRIDLLAEDQEGKGRFGGSWDFPGGRMTEKEAAACRSFRLEGVTTAAVRRVL